ATTGTTCTTCTTTGTGATGAGCTGTGAGAATGCCAAAGTAGCCGGAGTGACACTTCCATACGACAGGTGTGTTTAAACGGGAAAAACAGCTAAATTAATATGATAAATTTAACTCTTgtgaatgtaaatgtaaaacttTTCTCACCCCTGGACTGGAGACTTGCGTCAAATCTCATATTGTACAACTTTAATTTTTCTGGCTGTGTAAATCACAAACAATATTTAGTAGCATAATTCTCTTGTTCTCTTTCTTCCAGCCTGGAGGGTGTATCTTATGACAAACACTCTGTTTTCACCACCTGCAACTCCAACTGTTTTTGTTCAGCAAATAACTGGGACCCAGTCTGTGGAGGGAATGGCATCACATATGTTTCTCCCTGTCTTGCTGGCTGCACCGTCTCCACCGGCTCAGGAAAAAACACAGTACGTAAAACTGTATCAAGTCAAATGCCTTCAAAAGGTGTGAAACTTGAGTAGCCTACTGTAAAACCATGATTCCtaaatgtttaaataaagaACTGGATCAGAAATGTCACAAACGACATCTTATGTTGCCTCAACATTGACAACACAACTGCTCAaaaagaataaatgaataaataaatacgtaaagaataaaaaataaaattcaaagtatCGGGTACTAGTAGAGGCTGTCGATACCAGCTATCACTACTTAATCGTTGAGTACTCAGAGAGAATACTTGTACTGACATCTGTCtaaaaagttcagattttttcTTCAagttaatcttaaaaaaaaaaaaagaaggaaaaaaaaaaaaaaaaacacctaacaACTCTAACAACCCTAACAACCAAAATTATTCTGTGCACCCCTGCGCATAATCCTCACAGTGTAACTCCGACTTAATCACACTAGCAGCTGGATAGCATATCCACGTGACCAATTTAAAGCAGTAACAACTGAACTGCTGTTCTTCATCCAGTCTAGAGCATGCTAGACGTAGTTGAGTGCATACGGGAGCCCATACTGAGCCACATGTATGTAAAGTCTCTAAGTTATTTTGCTATCAACAAATTCCACTCTCTCATTACTGGATATGTCTGTTTATAATTATTCGCATGTATGCACGTTTTTCCAGGTCTTCTCAAACTGTAGCTGTGTCGGTGTGGCCGCCAACTTAACAGCCAATACAGGTCAGTGCCCAGATAAGGACGACTGTGACAGGATGTTCCCGTACTTCTTGGCCCTCTCCGTCATCACATCTTTCATCATCTCACTGGGTGGAACGCCAGGATACATGCTTCTCATCAGGTCAGCTCATAAAAAAAGATCTCATGCCCCTCTTCCTTTGATCGTCAAAGTTTGGAGATAAGTGAGCAGATCTGACTTATTGCTGTGTTACTTGGAGACATTTCCATACATAATGCATGATTTTGATACTACATGATTAAATGCTTTGCACTGCATGCTCAGTCCTGCTTTGTGTGTGATTATAGTGACTTCTGCTAGAGACAATTTAACGGGTTATTTATAATGTTAGTCTAATTTGCAGTatctgctgattttttttttctttcttttgtctaTCTTGTAATCCCACTGGGCCATCTGCCAACGTTTTCAAACAAGACTCTTGCCAATCACATGACCCATATTAAATCTTGAAAAAACAGTTTGGGCTCCTCATAAATTAGATCAATCTGATGCTGGTGCCAGAATGCAAAAGGTTTAATTTCCATGTCATTCTTAAAACTGGGCGACACAGTGGGCCACTGGTTAGCATAACCGCCACATTAGGGGTggtgggttcaaatccaggttcTAGCCTTTGTTTTCCTCACAAATTCTAAAAACAAGCTTGGTAGGGTAAATTTACTTTTCTAAGcctggcaaatccaggtccagacagTAAAAACCCTGGCAGTTTGGCTTTAGacccttgtgctagctagctagttccctagcaggtaaacaagctagcccttaggcattattgtgactggttttcggctttttgatggttctgaccaagtcatttcaaaataagatacagtATCTTAtttgctagcttgctagctaccaGCTGGGGGCTGGGGCTAAACCCAAACtgcggcagggtttttactttgtgggcctggatttgccacctctgaagTCTTgagatgtgaatgtgagtgtgaatggctgGCGAgcaatccagggtgtacctcacctctcgcccaaagtcagctggaataAATTCGAGCACACACCGGTACCCCAGTGCCGATCTGGATTCCTAACATTCCTTCACAACGATCTAAAGGTGTGTGATGATGAGGGCGATAGCAGGAGACAGCTAAATTGTAAATTTGTACTTAAGAGTGCAAAGGCTTATCACTAGCCTTCACTTTACCTTCTATGGAACACCATTGTACCACTTAAATAATATTGGGACTTATGGTACATATTTGCTACAGATGGCCAACATTATATTTCATTGTAGGCGTCGGCTGCCATCAAGTCATAAGAATTCAGTATAGTCCACATAATTGTTGTTTGAAAACAATACCTGAAGCTTGTGATAATATTTTCACGAGTGCACACACCGCTCGCCAAGTTCACCCGCTTGTATGAAAGGGCTTGGCGGTCCCCGAGCTaatgctacaacaacaaacatgaatccactgtgtatttttatgtagCTGTATTAGTAGCGCAGACACCTACAAGGGTAACAATGCTTTGTGGTCACTATGGTAAAGCTTATCAAGAAGGATACCATACGACTGTGCGGGGTATTTAGAACAATAAATGTGAAGCCACATTTTTATGTCCAGTGTTCTCCTGAAATGCGCCAACAAGGCACCACAACGCTAAATCAAGAGCCGCTTGCCGCGGGCATTGTGTGAGAATCACCAGTCGCTGTAAATTTGTATTTCAAGTAGGTCTTGGTCTCACGTGAATGcacatttctttttctccttgGTCATAGGACCTTGTCATCTCacggttttgttttttccactcATTTTTCTAGCTTAGGCATTTAACATTAGCTTTTAGCGACCATAATATTTAGCATCTTGAAATACATCAAGAGTCTTGGGACAGAGAGAGTGCGGTCACTTGtcgaaataaaatgtttttagctTTGGACAAATCGGAAGTACGTTATTCTTTGAACTTTTCAAACTTTCTTTTCACTGTGCTatactaaaataattaaatttaccTTTTACAATTTACTACGCTATCAACTTTACACTATAAATACCTAGCTACTAACTAACACAATTTCGGTCATATGCTTCTTCACTAGATTCAGTATAAAAGGCGGATTTATAGCATGACTTTGAAGCAGCAATTCTAAGGCTAATAAACTTTTCCCTTCCAGATTTGTATTAAAAATGACAGTGGTCGCATTGTTCTTTATATTTGATAAAACTGATTTATCTGAAACATCTGACCTGACCTGCTTCTAGGAAAGCGTTCTAGAACACAGCTTGATTTGGAGAAATAAAGTCATGCTGAATAAACATGGATTCACACAGCATTGTGGCAGATCACAAGTCTCTAATTTAAAGCAGGATCATGTTTAATAGTGACATTTACACAccacactattttcaccagctATTGTCACGGGTTTGCTGGAGCCTGTAGTGGTAGGaaaataattcacccacggaacgttgggacgaagggggagttccgggtgggaggagttggttaggatgaaaggataaaaggaaaaaatgttagtTGGCCTGTGAGCCTCACGCAGGGTGAGTTGTTGCTGTTTAACACAGacgctgatgtcaataaaacgccagtctttggctccgggcttcaacactccgcctccgactcccgtcactactcgctacaagCCTATCTCAGCAGACTGTCTTGTGGATGACCTAAACTCCTGTCTTTAAATGTATAtcaaaactaaaagttccaAATTGTTGATTTCCTTTTGGTCGCACCACATAATTCATACAATGGGCAGTATTATATGATTCAGAATCTCTTTCTTATAGGTGCATCAAACCACAGCTGAAATCATTTGCCTTGGGATTCCATGCTCTAGCGACACATACACTCGGTAAGTAAGGTGTTTCGAAATGTTTACACATATAGTACCAGTAGTAACGGTAGTtgtctttcatttttcttcctgaaaaaacaaaaaaaacaactgttgaCTGAAATGGTTTCACTGTCTATATATAGCTGGAATCCCAGCACCCATTTACTTTGGAGCAATTATTGACACAACATGTCTAAAATGGGGTCAGAAACGCTGTGGTGGAAGAGGAGCTTGTAGAATCTACAACACTACAAAGTACAGGTAGAACTCTGTCAATGTTGCTGTATAAGGAATGTATTTCCACATGACCAGATTTCTTTTCTCTCCCTGATTCTTTCTTTTTAGGATAGCCTACCTGGGCCTGACTTTGGGCCTGCGGACAATCTCCTTTCTAATTTGCATCCCCGGCTTCATCCTGCTCAGTCGGCAGCTGAAGAAGGAGGAACACGACAACCTTCGTAAATCTCTAGCGAATGGCGGAACCGAACTGGAAGCGCTTAGAAAGGAAGAATTTGTTATTTCAAATTCCGAGACATTACAAAGAACGTCAGAAAACGGAACAGACCGTGAGACACGACTGTGATTCCCcagagaagaagaaggggaaaaaaaaaaaaacctcgcaCCACCAACCTCCTTTTCATCACATGCAGATGAACAAACCTAACTTTACATATATGAGATTTGCAGGGAATCATATTCAATCTATTTAAAGTAAAAATTCTATATATACTATTTCGTGTGCATTGAGGGTTTGAGAGATTTGATATACTTTAGTTAAAATATTTCTAATGAATGTattgtacttgttttttttctaaaaaaaaaacaaaaaaaaacaaaaaaaacaaatgggtATAACATTGTTTTTATGTATGAAGGAATATTAATGCCACACGGAAAAGAAATTCAATAACGAAAGAAAAAAGCTAAAGTTGTAATTGTAAGTTGATAAAGTTGTAATGTTAAGAGGAAAAAGTCAGCATTAtgagaagtctttttttttcttttttttttctcacaagaaAACACATTAcgagaataaagtcataattgTTTAGCGAACGTTTAGCGAACTTTGAATGAACCCTGACGGGAGCGTGCATTCGCTACCTTCACCAACCCTTCCAAATGTTCGCCCCTCAGTGAGTTTTATTCTCAAATATATGCTTTTcctctaaaatgtgatttttttttaatatacattaaTTCTCATACTTAGACTTTATCCTCATAaaattccaacatttttttgcctgtCAGTTCTCACAAATTTAATTAGTCTCTtgagcattttttctttttgttacatttaacCTTCGTGTAAGAATCACAGAGTTTACGCGTTATTACAACTAGAATATTTtgactgtagttttttttttttttttccccttacacGTACACTTTGCATCAAGTCATGCAGTATGAGGACCTAAATGTCTTACAGCACTGGAAATGTTTTGCGATCCTCCCTCACCATGGCGATCTCTTACTGCCATGCTTGCCTTGTGTCGTATGGTAAAATCCATGCGATAAACTGTGCCAACTGTTGCCCTCGGCTATCAACCAATGGCTCAACTGTGACACAAATACTTTATTTATATTACTGATACGTATTTATCTCTACCTCGACATTGTTAGACTTTACACTAGTGACTTTGTTTAGTGACATTTTTGGGCGGGGTTTGTTAAGAAACCAAAGCCAAAACCCAACGGACATGATTTTCTCAGGTGTTTACATTCTTTTCATTCTTTTAGTCACACAATGTCCTCATAAATGTGGACAATATTATTTTGTAAGACAATATACTATGGAGTATATATGCTATATAATCTAATGGGAGGTTCAATTATATGTGACTACTGTCTTTTCAATTCAGCTGTCAGCCTCAAGTATTTACCAGAAGGAAGTTATCCATCATATAACTTGaggattatttttgtaaaaatgtcaaAGAATACCTTGTAAGTAATACAAGTTTTAATACCCAATCTAAAACATTGTGTTGAGGTGTTTTGTATAagatgaaagaaagaaacaaaacaacaaaaaaaacattctgcagCTTCCTAACAGGCATGTCGATTTACATGTGACAAATATTTTACCAGCAAAGTGAGCAAGGTACACAACACAAAGAGCCCATCTTCCATAGATTAAATAAAACGGGTCCATTTTGGAAACAGACCTTTAAAACAGTCAACGTCCCATGCAGTAAAACTCACAGAGTCACCAAATATATCCTGTGACAAGTGTTACTTACCTCTTCCATGTTATCAATTACACATTCAATTTAAGACAAAGGAGTACTTCACCACTAAAATTAAAGTTAAACTAAGACATCGTGATCTGACAGTGCACGTGTGCTACACTAAGTCTGGTAAATGTAAACGTGAGAGCAGCAACTTTTCACGAAATTAAGGGAACGATCCATTAGGAGATTCCCAAagacacaaaagaaaaacggatcattttaaagaatgaCTAAACAGAAAGGAAGCGtcatgtgccccccccccccccccccaaaaaaaaaaaaaaaaaaaaaaaaaaaacttcagaaaACCATGCCGAGATGCTCCCGAGAAGTCTCAAACTAAAAATAGAGCGCATTGACTCGAGCAGCAATCCTCTTAGTCGCAGTGCCAGGGGGCGTGAAACTGGCCTTTAAGAGAGTCAGTCAGGCGCCAGGAGACccaaaaagataaaaaataaaataaaataaaatgttccatTCAAAAGCTTGCATGTACTTCAGGCGTCATTTGCGCTGTGTCACAAGGACTTGTGTGGAGAACTCATTTCAAAGGCTagtcttcttttttgtttacaggACTTTGCACATTCTACAAGACAAAGAATACAACGGGAAAAGTTACTGTGGAATGGTGAGGGAACATTTGAGGTAAATGTAAAGTTGCTTTCAAGAAAAAGCACCTGAAGCTCCTGATGTTCTTTAAGTAGTCGGTCGTACTCCCTGGCAAGGCCGTCCGTCTGTTTCTTCAATCCATCCGTATCACACTCAGACTTCTTCAGTGCTGCATTTCACACACAACACACGTCAGAGATTGAAATCAAACAGCAGAGTCAACAGCTCCGCCAAGTTTGTACTAACAACacaaatggaggaaaaaaataataagtgaAGCGAGTGGCAGTTTGTGCAACCAGTAGCGCACGTCTGACATGCTGGAGGCAATGGATGTCAATGAATGGCCTTAATTGTGaacacaatttactcacaaacacaaaagaaacATCTTTGTCATGGTAATAACATTCTGTCACATGGACATGTGGGCAAGATGAAACATGCACATCCATGTCTGTTCTATGTCTGTACAGTGTCATACAGTACAACAGCACAAAGGGAAacgaggtctttttttttttttttttatacttgttTTAATTCTTCTATTTTAACCTATAATCTGGCTTCATTAAACTCCGGTATACCTGTGCACACGCAGCTTGTTTTACATTAATTTGctgcaaaaaaatcaaaataaataaattaaaaaataaataaataaataaaaataataataagaattatatacatatatatatatatatatatatatatatatatatatatatatatatatatatacacacacatacatacatacatacatatatatatatatatatatatatatatatatttgtgtgtataCATCTCCAATGTTCATTTAAGCATGGGCCAATTACCAGTTTTCACGGGTTTACCCTGGTTTCAATAACCGCTAAtactgcctctttttttttttttttcaagtgacgtCTCAGCAGGGCACAATATGATTTGGTGCTTGAAAAGTTGAGTAAACGAGTCACCTctcaagttaattgccttcaaataatttttttttttcccttcttggtGCATaatggcggaggaggagggagggagggagaaagACAAGATACCGCAAGCTTGGGTGCCCTTTTGGCCTATtaagggggaaataaaaactgccAGTGGGTACTAGTTACCCCCAATGACATCATGAGTAGCCCACATgtatgttctaaaaatagctcaccagtgatgggacactgactTCTTTATAAATTTAACTTGATACACATTTGATCAGTACtaaatgttatatttgtttaaaaataaattagatggggaaaaaaattatgatGAACGCtgcatgaagcacttgtggtatttttttttttttaactcctctagatggcactcttggtttaaatATGCACCAGCCTTTATCTTTAAACCAAAAAGACCCTTATTAAGaggggtatttaaaaaaaaaaaaaaaaaaaagtgtgcttcattgttttctcataaaaaaatattttatgtacCCCAAATatttatctatatctatatttaaaaaaaaataaaaataatgttagATCTGTAATTTTATTACAGTGATACTGCcacatttttgcacattgttaTCTTACATTCACAATCTAGTATCCGCCCACGCTTAATATCTGGTCATTATTTATGAGAGTATTTTAAATATGCATTTACAGTCtagtacttcataaaaatactgATTCTGGAAGGAATCATATGCTTTTCTAACAAATGTATTGTTGTCGAGTGTACTCATCCATGAGGAGTCCATTCAAATGACACTAACCGTCTTCTGAAGCCTTCAGTTCTTCTTTCAGTTTCTCCATCTCTTTCCTCAAGAGCTCCATGCCTTCTGCAGTTGCTTTATCGCCTGACCCCTCCATCAGAGTCTGCAAAGACACGTCAAGCATGTAGTTAGAAAAGCTAGGTGGCGTTGAACTCGTCATCAAATGTGCATACAATGTCATTTTAATAACATCAAACCAATTTATAACTTTGGTTTTAGTGGTTCATGCTATATTGAGACCAATTCATTTGTTTGTGTATGGATGCAGTCACAACTTCGAAATCGAACCTGATTTTCTAATTCAGTTTTCGTTATCCGTCTATATCCACCTATCAGTACCTGCTTCAGCAGCTCGTTGTCTTCCATGTACTTTTTGGCAGCTTTGTTTGCAGTGTCAGCCTGTGCCTGCAGTGCAGCAGTTGTTCCAGACACTGAAGCCAGCTGGTTAATCAAGGTGACCACTCGCTTCATAAtcctttttacaaaaaataaaataaactggcAAGTCCATGTAAGTTTAATCTTTAAGCGTGACGCAAAGACTCACAGCCAGAGGAAGACAGCGAAGCCTGAGATGTAGAGGTTCCGCTGGGCCCGGAAAAGCTTCATGTGCATGTGGTCGTGCATGTTGGGCATCAGTTTGGCGTCTGTGCCGAGGTTTTTAATCGAGTACTTCCGCACCTCGCGGATCGCATCTGCAAATGAAGCAGCGCACCATGTTGTAAAGTCATCACCGTTTATAAGCTTCTTCACCAAAGAAGGATGCCTGCCAGTACTGGCAAAAATCCTAGACTACTTACCGAG
This genomic stretch from Festucalex cinctus isolate MCC-2025b chromosome 13, RoL_Fcin_1.0, whole genome shotgun sequence harbors:
- the bcap29 gene encoding B-cell receptor-associated protein 29, whose amino-acid sequence is MTIQWTAVALFLYMEIGFLVILCLPFISAKRWQSVFNLRIWSPVARFWNKVFLTMIIILIVLFLDAIREVRKYSIKNLGTDAKLMPNMHDHMHMKLFRAQRNLYISGFAVFLWLIMKRVVTLINQLASVSGTTAALQAQADTANKAAKKYMEDNELLKQTLMEGSGDKATAEGMELLRKEMEKLKEELKASEDALKKSECDTDGLKKQTDGLAREYDRLLKEHQELQNVQSPVNKKED